A window of the Acetobacteraceae bacterium genome harbors these coding sequences:
- a CDS encoding AlpA family phage regulatory protein, which translates to MADTLLTRQEVMQFLGVSETTLWRMVKKEQFPPAIKLTPQCLRWKKSQIDKYISSKCAA; encoded by the coding sequence ATGGCTGATACACTTTTAACACGTCAAGAAGTCATGCAATTTCTTGGCGTGAGCGAAACAACTTTGTGGCGCATGGTTAAGAAAGAGCAGTTTCCACCAGCTATAAAGCTTACGCCTCAATGTTTGAGGTGGAAAAAAAGCCAAATTGACAAATACATCAGCAGCAAATGCGCTGCATGA
- a CDS encoding outer membrane protein assembly factor BamE has translation MQQPRKIKNIFSSIIAVCTIFFSIPGCSYLIPEPLEQGAILDPKDYEKLTPGKTTKDETISFIGSPTSHATFDDNTWIYITMTTGLVPASYPGIKTQRVVILNFDNGGILQDIKVLHKGDAKPVSMVSRVTPTPGTKISVMQELLGSVGRYNPLGGMGGAFGGLGGMGRGGAGGMGSGMMGGGTGGGGTGNTL, from the coding sequence ATGCAACAGCCTAGAAAAATAAAAAATATATTCTCTTCGATTATTGCTGTCTGCACTATCTTTTTTTCTATACCAGGATGCTCTTATCTAATTCCAGAGCCTTTAGAACAAGGTGCTATTTTAGATCCAAAAGATTATGAAAAATTAACACCTGGAAAAACAACAAAAGATGAAACCATTTCTTTTATAGGATCTCCAACGAGCCACGCCACCTTTGATGACAATACATGGATCTATATTACCATGACGACCGGGCTAGTTCCGGCAAGTTATCCTGGCATAAAAACACAGCGTGTTGTTATTTTAAACTTTGATAATGGGGGCATTCTCCAAGACATTAAAGTCTTACATAAAGGAGATGCTAAGCCCGTTTCAATGGTTTCAAGAGTGACACCAACACCAGGAACGAAAATATCCGTAATGCAGGAACTGCTTGGATCTGTCGGCCGCTACAACCCATTGGGAGGAATGGGAGGAGCTTTTGGAGGGCTTGGCGGTATGGGGCGCGGCGGCGCTGGCGGTATGGGATCTGGAATGATGGGAGGCGGAACTGGCGGAGGCGGAACTGGAAATACCTTATAA
- a CDS encoding DUF4102 domain-containing protein — translation MLTDASIKRSKPKEKPYKLADAQGLFLRINPNGSKLWQHKYRINGSERLASYGAYPDVSLAKARQLRDKTRENLRNSKDPSLLKKQEAVIKKSQLSLKELGEQWLENRRILWSNRHYQTIKNSLERHIWPSIGRLPSGEITAPMLLDVLQKAEKNSTAEQVRKFRQRVASIYTYGIACGIVSENPASHLQGALKPPVKKHQPAITSLPELQKMMRQVEKYQSSIVSQLALRFLALTATRSGEVRKMRWVEVDGETWSIPAERMKMKRDHIVPLSRQALEILDVMKEISGRFELVFPSPRWIRRSMSDNTLSILLRRAGYEGRHVPHGFRAAFSTIMNERYPLDRGIIDLMLAHVSKNKVEAAYNRASHLERRKELSQIWADLFLESAPSARDLMQRICC, via the coding sequence ATGCTGACAGATGCTTCAATTAAGCGATCAAAACCAAAAGAAAAGCCTTACAAGCTAGCTGATGCGCAGGGCTTATTTTTAAGAATAAACCCCAACGGCTCTAAGCTCTGGCAACATAAATACAGAATCAACGGCTCAGAAAGACTTGCATCTTATGGAGCCTACCCCGATGTCAGTCTGGCAAAAGCAAGACAGCTCAGAGATAAGACGAGGGAAAATCTTAGAAACAGTAAAGACCCTTCACTTCTGAAAAAACAAGAAGCTGTTATAAAGAAAAGCCAGCTCTCATTGAAAGAGCTTGGTGAACAGTGGCTAGAGAATAGACGAATTCTCTGGAGCAATAGACATTATCAAACAATTAAAAACAGCTTAGAGAGGCATATTTGGCCTTCCATTGGTAGGCTACCAAGCGGAGAAATAACTGCTCCGATGCTTCTTGATGTTTTACAAAAAGCAGAAAAGAATTCAACGGCTGAACAGGTTCGAAAATTCAGACAGAGAGTCGCTTCTATCTATACTTACGGCATCGCCTGCGGAATTGTGTCTGAAAATCCTGCATCACATCTCCAAGGTGCACTAAAACCGCCAGTTAAAAAACACCAACCAGCAATCACCTCACTTCCTGAGCTTCAAAAAATGATGCGACAGGTTGAGAAATACCAGTCAAGCATCGTATCTCAACTTGCCTTAAGGTTTTTAGCTCTGACTGCAACAAGGTCAGGTGAAGTAAGAAAAATGCGTTGGGTTGAGGTAGATGGTGAAACCTGGTCGATTCCTGCCGAGCGCATGAAAATGAAGCGTGATCACATCGTGCCTCTATCGAGGCAAGCATTGGAAATTCTCGATGTTATGAAAGAAATATCTGGGCGCTTTGAATTGGTCTTTCCATCGCCTCGCTGGATCAGGCGATCCATGTCCGATAATACCCTAAGCATCTTGTTACGAAGAGCTGGATACGAAGGGCGGCACGTTCCACACGGATTCCGTGCGGCATTTTCTACAATTATGAACGAAAGATACCCATTGGATAGGGGTATTATTGATCTTATGCTAGCGCACGTTTCGAAAAATAAAGTTGAAGCTGCTTACAATAGAGCAAGTCATTTAGAACGTAGAAAAGAGCTTTCTCAGATTTGGGCGGATCTATTTTTAGAATCCGCCCCATCTGCTAGAGACCTCATGCAGCGCATTTGCTGCTGA
- a CDS encoding secretion protein, which yields MKQKEYFTRMQSRRHRFILFSGASASLLGFGVLHAAPLNEHTVSKLRDVAALAQNAPPPSAKKLEQINKVSSGSAQLDPENIPDSDDIPEIEKHKITPANLRADDPDFVPHNIQQAMETAYLTNPQLREARAQLRAVDEAMPTAMSGWHPTISAPINLTYYQGSSSYKFNQQSTVNGQTVNESTTTVHKYGDPGYNVGVVISEPIFQGGKTVNSIKMAENEIRAERAHLISIEQQVLMQVVNAYVAVVSDQQLYNVALTNEKVLREQTKSVFTRFRLGGVARTDVAQSQGYLATATAARQQAWGNLEAARATYRQVVGISPVFDLEAPQPLVLPVKTRQEAVTLAIKNNPNVIQAQFAEAQQKNNISVQWATILPKVTASIGYNDSVNQAYGGSSYENEYATLGFQFPIYQGGQEYSAVRRAKQVAQGAFHEINVQRRLALQLAASSWDQYQAAQDSIASDKTAVSSYVVALAGVERQALIGTASTLSMLQQQQMLFGAQQTLIRALASSVTNSYSVAAAIGRLTAKDLKLAVPLYDATDYYKKVKWLPFGVSDYSKKQPGR from the coding sequence ATGAAACAGAAAGAGTATTTTACAAGAATGCAAAGTAGAAGACATAGATTTATTCTTTTTTCTGGGGCTTCTGCATCCTTGTTGGGATTTGGGGTGTTGCACGCCGCACCTTTAAATGAACACACTGTTTCTAAATTACGTGATGTCGCTGCTTTAGCTCAAAATGCTCCGCCTCCAAGCGCTAAGAAGCTGGAACAAATCAACAAAGTTTCTTCTGGTTCAGCACAATTAGATCCCGAAAATATTCCAGATTCTGATGACATCCCAGAGATTGAAAAGCATAAAATTACGCCCGCAAATTTAAGAGCAGATGATCCTGATTTTGTTCCTCATAATATTCAGCAGGCAATGGAAACTGCTTATCTGACGAATCCCCAACTGAGAGAGGCGAGAGCGCAACTTAGGGCTGTTGACGAGGCAATGCCTACAGCAATGTCTGGTTGGCACCCAACGATCTCCGCTCCAATTAATCTGACGTATTACCAAGGGTCTTCGAGTTATAAGTTTAATCAGCAGTCCACGGTGAATGGTCAGACCGTAAATGAATCAACGACAACAGTACATAAATATGGTGATCCAGGGTACAATGTAGGAGTTGTCATCTCAGAGCCCATATTTCAAGGTGGAAAAACCGTTAATAGTATTAAGATGGCTGAAAATGAAATTCGTGCGGAACGTGCGCATCTCATTTCAATTGAACAACAGGTGCTGATGCAAGTTGTGAATGCGTATGTTGCTGTTGTTTCTGATCAACAGCTTTATAACGTAGCTCTGACCAACGAAAAAGTGCTGAGAGAGCAAACAAAGTCTGTTTTTACCCGCTTTCGCTTAGGTGGCGTGGCGCGTACAGATGTTGCACAATCTCAAGGTTATTTAGCTACGGCTACGGCAGCACGTCAGCAAGCTTGGGGTAATTTAGAGGCCGCACGGGCAACTTATCGGCAAGTCGTTGGTATTTCGCCTGTGTTTGATTTGGAGGCTCCGCAGCCTCTTGTTTTGCCTGTAAAAACACGACAAGAAGCTGTTACTTTGGCCATTAAAAATAATCCAAATGTGATACAGGCTCAGTTTGCTGAGGCACAGCAAAAAAACAACATTTCAGTTCAATGGGCTACAATTCTCCCCAAAGTAACGGCAAGCATTGGATATAATGATAGTGTTAACCAAGCCTACGGAGGAAGTTCATATGAGAACGAATACGCAACGCTTGGTTTTCAGTTTCCAATTTATCAGGGTGGGCAAGAGTATTCTGCTGTCAGAAGGGCAAAACAAGTCGCACAGGGGGCCTTTCATGAGATTAATGTACAGCGCCGTTTAGCGCTTCAGCTGGCAGCTTCGAGTTGGGACCAATATCAGGCGGCTCAAGATAGTATTGCGAGTGATAAAACAGCGGTTTCTTCGTATGTTGTCGCTTTAGCGGGTGTTGAACGTCAAGCTTTAATTGGAACGGCATCGACATTGAGTATGCTGCAACAACAACAGATGCTTTTTGGAGCGCAGCAAACATTGATACGTGCCTTAGCGAGTTCTGTTACGAATTCATATTCTGTTGCAGCCGCTATCGGCCGTTTAACTGCTAAAGATCTAAAACTAGCTGTTCCTTTATATGATGCGACAGATTATTACAAAAAAGTTAAATGGCTACCTTTTGGTGTGAGTGACTATTCAAAGAAGCAACCTGGACGATAA
- a CDS encoding DUF177 domain-containing protein — protein MQKNTQAISGSEKNTSQSVLIAKLFPGYIKEIVATETEREQVSNDFSLEALNILRCSFEVESICGAKITVVGKLEAEFPQHCVVTNAIIKQKINNIFKIVFLPQVESSKEGLSMSHTDLAGEDFVYYEGEHLPLWETLLEQFALEIPAYPRVDDKETFSLISKNSASEEDCKASPFAALKNFPFKSK, from the coding sequence ATGCAAAAAAACACACAGGCTATAAGCGGTTCAGAAAAAAATACATCTCAATCTGTTTTGATTGCAAAATTATTTCCTGGTTACATAAAAGAAATTGTTGCTACAGAAACTGAGCGAGAGCAAGTTTCGAATGATTTTTCTTTAGAGGCTCTTAATATTTTAAGATGTAGCTTTGAGGTTGAAAGCATTTGCGGAGCAAAAATTACAGTTGTTGGAAAATTAGAGGCAGAGTTTCCTCAACATTGTGTTGTTACCAATGCCATCATTAAACAAAAAATAAATAATATTTTTAAAATTGTTTTCTTGCCTCAAGTTGAAAGCTCTAAGGAAGGATTATCCATGAGCCATACAGATTTGGCAGGAGAGGATTTTGTGTATTATGAAGGTGAGCATTTACCTTTGTGGGAGACTCTTCTCGAACAGTTTGCGCTTGAGATACCTGCTTATCCACGTGTAGATGATAAAGAAACATTCTCGCTAATTTCAAAGAATTCAGCATCTGAAGAAGATTGTAAGGCCAGCCCTTTTGCGGCTTTAAAAAATTTTCCCTTCAAATCTAA
- a CDS encoding glycosyltransferase family 39 protein, whose product MFEVLCKNKQVKIRALYLPYCCIFAFFIVNLLSSFIFPLVPDEAYYWTWSKSIQFGYSDHPPIIAYWIKAGTLLFGDNPLGIRFLGTLSITLSILFLWKATENLFDKSSAYSVVYLFSFTIFGNVVALIITPDTPAIFFLSAAFLITSKIFKIENQNRESPIFLWILGSLLFALSFLSKYTASFPIFGILFSILLMKRSLLFTRRFSVGSFCFFVIIMPNIAWNLIHHGGAVVKQGNRLFVVGEGNVLHHYVELLLGQAGLVTPIIFLFVFIAFFQRKTQATLFLIYSSIPSLLFFSLYPLHGRVQANWPFSSWPILLILATQTPIKIRIYGYLSGIICVALVYFQAFFHVIPLDAHYDPILRQAEGWKSFSSSLEKLEYTGGRGMIEAPDYALGAILAYQLRNSKHVFVGSSDPKLQMLSKAKTIVIKAQSIQEMRKDETAKNEKICRFYRIGARQKEVRCYLLKKAEYKKISLFPVK is encoded by the coding sequence GTGTTCGAGGTGCTTTGTAAGAATAAACAAGTGAAAATTAGAGCATTATATTTGCCTTATTGCTGTATTTTTGCATTTTTCATAGTAAATTTACTATCCTCTTTTATTTTTCCGCTCGTTCCTGATGAAGCTTACTATTGGACTTGGTCTAAATCTATTCAGTTTGGATATAGTGATCATCCTCCGATTATAGCTTATTGGATTAAAGCAGGAACATTGCTTTTTGGAGATAATCCCTTAGGGATAAGGTTTTTGGGCACATTATCTATCACGCTTTCTATACTTTTTTTATGGAAAGCCACTGAGAATTTATTTGATAAATCATCTGCTTATTCTGTTGTTTATCTATTTTCCTTTACAATTTTCGGAAATGTGGTTGCCCTGATTATAACACCAGATACGCCTGCAATTTTCTTTTTATCCGCTGCTTTTTTAATAACTTCCAAAATATTCAAAATTGAAAATCAAAATAGGGAAAGTCCTATTTTTTTATGGATATTAGGCAGTCTCCTTTTTGCTTTGTCATTTCTTTCAAAATACACAGCAAGTTTCCCAATTTTTGGAATTTTATTTTCAATTCTTTTGATGAAAAGAAGTCTCCTTTTTACAAGAAGATTTTCGGTAGGATCTTTTTGTTTCTTTGTAATCATAATGCCCAACATAGCTTGGAATCTAATTCATCATGGAGGAGCCGTTGTTAAGCAGGGAAACCGCTTGTTTGTAGTAGGTGAGGGAAATGTTCTCCATCATTATGTCGAACTTTTACTTGGCCAAGCTGGACTTGTAACACCAATTATCTTTCTATTTGTATTTATTGCTTTTTTTCAGAGAAAAACACAGGCTACTCTCTTCCTAATTTATTCTTCTATCCCAAGTCTTTTATTTTTTAGTCTATATCCCTTGCATGGACGTGTCCAAGCTAACTGGCCATTTAGTTCATGGCCAATATTGCTTATCCTCGCAACGCAGACGCCCATTAAAATACGAATCTATGGCTATTTAAGCGGGATAATTTGCGTTGCTCTTGTCTATTTTCAAGCCTTCTTCCATGTAATCCCTTTAGACGCACATTATGATCCCATATTGCGACAAGCAGAAGGGTGGAAGAGTTTTTCATCTTCTTTAGAAAAATTAGAATATACTGGAGGAAGAGGAATGATTGAGGCCCCAGATTATGCATTGGGAGCTATTTTGGCTTATCAGCTTAGGAACTCTAAGCATGTTTTTGTAGGATCTAGTGATCCAAAACTACAAATGCTTTCTAAAGCGAAGACAATTGTTATAAAGGCTCAATCAATTCAAGAAATGCGTAAAGACGAGACGGCTAAAAATGAAAAGATATGTCGTTTTTATAGAATTGGCGCAAGGCAGAAGGAAGTGCGTTGTTATTTATTAAAAAAGGCTGAATATAAAAAAATCTCCCTTTTTCCAGTTAAGTAA
- the trxB gene encoding thioredoxin-disulfide reductase, with amino-acid sequence MTTTQHFKTKTLIIGSGPAGYTAAIYAARAGLDPVLISGPQPGGQLTITSDIENYPGFETPISGPDLMERMRKQVLAVGGKIEEDIILSSSLNKIKNNSDFFILTGSSGKEYQTESLIIATGAQAKWLGLKDETHYKGKGVSACATCDGFFYRNQNVAVIGGGDTAAEEALYLSKIASKVYLVFRRSHLTAQQIMQDRIKATSNIILVPEHTVSEITGDAEQDLVSEITLLHTKDKTLKKLELTGVFIAIGHAPNTAPFKDQLKCDEAGYILTKPNSTETSISGVFAAGDVQDSLFRQAITAAGSGCKAAMEAERYLNKK; translated from the coding sequence ATGACAACAACACAGCACTTCAAAACAAAAACACTCATTATCGGTTCTGGCCCTGCTGGATATACAGCTGCAATTTACGCAGCTAGAGCTGGTTTGGATCCTGTCCTGATCTCAGGCCCTCAACCAGGAGGGCAACTAACAATAACATCCGATATTGAAAATTATCCTGGCTTTGAGACACCTATTAGCGGGCCAGATCTAATGGAACGAATGAGAAAGCAAGTCTTAGCTGTTGGGGGTAAAATTGAAGAAGATATTATCTTATCTTCTTCTTTGAACAAGATAAAAAACAATAGTGATTTTTTTATCTTAACAGGAAGCTCTGGGAAAGAATATCAAACTGAGTCATTAATCATTGCAACAGGAGCCCAAGCAAAATGGTTGGGACTAAAAGACGAAACACACTATAAAGGAAAAGGCGTTTCTGCTTGTGCAACTTGTGATGGTTTTTTCTATCGAAATCAGAATGTTGCTGTTATTGGTGGTGGAGATACAGCTGCGGAAGAAGCACTTTATCTTTCTAAAATTGCCTCCAAAGTTTACCTTGTATTCCGTCGTTCGCATTTAACAGCTCAACAAATCATGCAAGACAGGATTAAAGCGACCTCAAATATTATTTTAGTACCCGAACATACTGTTTCCGAAATTACAGGTGATGCAGAGCAAGATCTTGTTTCCGAAATTACACTTTTGCACACCAAGGATAAAACTTTAAAAAAATTAGAGTTGACAGGTGTTTTTATTGCAATTGGCCACGCACCAAATACAGCACCTTTTAAAGATCAACTCAAATGTGACGAAGCTGGATATATTTTGACAAAACCTAATTCAACAGAAACTTCGATTTCAGGTGTGTTTGCCGCTGGAGACGTACAAGATAGTCTCTTTCGTCAAGCAATAACTGCGGCAGGAAGCGGTTGCAAAGCGGCAATGGAAGCTGAACGATACTTAAACAAAAAATAA
- a CDS encoding valine--tRNA ligase — protein sequence MSIDIPNETIGRAEVIQKSLGKSFESSLCEKQLMKKWLDQKLYASKSHVDPKNSYSIMFPPPNVTGKLHIGHALTFTLQDILIRRKRLEGKEVLWQAGTDHAGIATQVLIEKRLDAQGENKEDLGREKFFERVWEWKEESGGIIIDQLKRLGASADWDRERFTMDEGLSKAVITAFVRLYKDGLIKRDYRLVNWDSSLKSAVSDIEVENKETKGKLYYIRYPLESGEFLSVATTRPETLFGDMALAVHPEDPRFEKYIGQYAKVPFVDRRIKILADTHSDPEKGTGVVKITPAHDFNDFEVGKRHQLEMPIILDVAGKFVLSDLEARHEVFEDWVKESAGLSVRDLRKKVVQKLEQLGFLEKIEEHSHAVPHSDRTGVVIEPRLTMQWYCDAPKLAEKAVEAVRSGDVQFEPKQWENTYFAWMKNLQPWCISRQLWWGHQIPAWYDERGNEYVAETEEEAQIQAGENVTLTRDPDVLDTWFSSGLWPFATLGWPEKTAEFSSYYPTSVLVTGFDIIFFWVSRMMMLGLYFTEEVPFEKIVIHGLVRDENGQKMSKSKGNGIDPLEIIDEYGADALRLALCAGVTLGRDIRISGKIVEDHRNFITKLWNVARFLEMNNVFSPKISLDLEDQSSSFELQKVQALQDWIEIKFRKTSQDVENTLANYRFADYAQSCMHFVRDIFCDWFVELAKPILNKTDKVSNEFRIFSREIFFETLKLLEPIIPFVTNMLIEELFPSKEISSRFDRNLPFSSQALKNEENVDSLIELIGKIRAIRSEMNIAPSNKGKLIALTSKKNLKKFEDKLSCWSEAIDRMGRISEFKVIDKFFSDLESAAEFTVLGETFYLPLKGLIDFDKEYDRLSKEYSAVEKEFLKTEARLNNKKFIERAKPEVVIENKDRLGNLREEKVRLFNSLERIKKLTV from the coding sequence ATGTCAATTGATATTCCTAATGAGACAATAGGAAGAGCTGAAGTGATTCAAAAAAGTTTAGGGAAATCTTTTGAATCTTCTCTTTGCGAAAAACAGTTAATGAAAAAATGGTTGGATCAAAAGCTTTATGCATCCAAGTCTCATGTTGATCCAAAAAATTCATATTCCATTATGTTTCCACCTCCAAATGTTACAGGGAAGTTACATATTGGTCATGCGCTTACTTTTACGCTTCAAGATATTCTCATTCGCAGAAAGAGATTAGAAGGAAAGGAGGTCTTGTGGCAGGCTGGGACAGACCATGCTGGGATTGCTACTCAAGTTCTTATTGAAAAACGCTTAGATGCCCAAGGGGAAAACAAGGAGGATTTGGGCAGAGAAAAATTTTTCGAAAGAGTTTGGGAATGGAAAGAGGAATCCGGCGGGATCATTATTGATCAACTGAAGCGTTTGGGAGCTTCCGCTGATTGGGATCGAGAACGATTCACAATGGATGAAGGGCTTTCTAAAGCTGTAATAACGGCTTTTGTGCGTCTTTATAAGGATGGCTTGATTAAAAGAGATTATAGGCTTGTTAACTGGGATTCTTCTTTAAAATCTGCTGTTTCGGATATTGAAGTTGAAAATAAGGAAACAAAGGGAAAGCTTTATTACATTCGATATCCCCTTGAGAGTGGTGAGTTTTTAAGTGTTGCCACGACGCGTCCAGAGACTTTATTCGGAGATATGGCACTTGCAGTCCATCCCGAAGATCCTAGATTTGAAAAGTATATAGGACAGTATGCAAAAGTTCCGTTTGTTGATCGTCGTATTAAAATTTTAGCAGATACGCATTCGGATCCAGAAAAAGGAACTGGTGTTGTTAAGATCACACCTGCGCATGATTTTAATGATTTTGAGGTTGGAAAAAGACATCAATTAGAGATGCCAATTATTCTAGATGTAGCAGGAAAATTTGTTCTTTCCGATTTAGAAGCGCGTCATGAAGTTTTTGAAGATTGGGTAAAAGAGAGTGCTGGTCTTTCAGTAAGAGATTTACGGAAGAAAGTTGTTCAGAAATTGGAACAGCTTGGTTTCCTTGAAAAAATTGAAGAACATTCACATGCTGTTCCTCATTCGGATAGAACAGGGGTTGTGATAGAGCCACGTTTAACAATGCAGTGGTATTGTGATGCTCCAAAATTGGCAGAAAAGGCCGTTGAAGCGGTTCGATCTGGAGATGTCCAATTTGAACCGAAGCAATGGGAAAATACTTATTTTGCGTGGATGAAAAATCTCCAACCTTGGTGTATCAGTCGTCAACTTTGGTGGGGGCATCAGATTCCTGCTTGGTATGATGAGCGGGGTAATGAGTATGTTGCGGAAACAGAAGAAGAAGCTCAAATACAAGCGGGTGAAAATGTAACTTTAACACGGGATCCAGATGTCCTTGACACGTGGTTTAGCTCAGGATTGTGGCCCTTTGCAACACTTGGCTGGCCAGAGAAGACGGCAGAATTTTCTTCCTATTATCCGACAAGTGTTTTGGTAACAGGCTTTGATATCATCTTTTTTTGGGTTTCTCGAATGATGATGTTGGGTTTGTATTTCACGGAGGAAGTTCCTTTCGAAAAGATCGTTATCCATGGACTTGTGAGAGACGAGAATGGACAGAAAATGTCTAAATCTAAGGGGAATGGAATAGATCCCTTGGAGATTATTGATGAATATGGTGCCGATGCTTTGAGATTGGCTCTCTGTGCTGGGGTTACTCTAGGAAGAGATATCCGTATTAGCGGTAAAATTGTAGAAGACCATCGAAATTTTATTACAAAACTTTGGAATGTTGCTCGCTTTTTAGAGATGAACAATGTTTTTTCTCCAAAAATATCCTTAGATTTAGAGGATCAAAGTAGTTCGTTTGAGCTTCAAAAAGTTCAAGCTTTACAAGATTGGATTGAAATTAAATTCCGAAAAACGAGTCAAGATGTTGAAAATACCTTAGCGAATTATCGATTTGCCGATTATGCACAAAGTTGTATGCATTTTGTACGGGATATTTTTTGCGATTGGTTTGTAGAATTAGCAAAGCCTATTTTGAATAAAACAGATAAAGTTTCTAATGAGTTTCGTATTTTTTCTAGAGAGATATTTTTTGAAACTTTAAAACTTTTAGAGCCAATCATTCCATTTGTAACAAATATGCTCATAGAAGAGCTTTTTCCATCAAAAGAGATCTCGAGTAGATTTGATAGGAATTTACCTTTTTCTTCTCAGGCTCTTAAGAATGAGGAGAATGTTGATTCACTCATTGAGCTTATTGGAAAGATTAGGGCTATTCGTTCTGAAATGAACATAGCTCCATCCAATAAAGGAAAGCTTATTGCCTTAACTTCAAAGAAAAATTTAAAGAAATTTGAAGATAAACTTTCCTGTTGGAGTGAGGCAATCGATCGAATGGGGCGCATCTCAGAGTTTAAAGTTATTGATAAATTCTTTTCTGATTTAGAAAGCGCAGCTGAATTTACGGTCTTAGGTGAAACTTTTTATCTTCCTTTAAAGGGTTTAATTGATTTTGATAAAGAATATGATCGGCTCTCTAAGGAATATTCAGCGGTTGAAAAAGAGTTTTTAAAAACAGAGGCAAGGTTAAATAATAAAAAATTTATTGAACGTGCCAAACCTGAAGTCGTTATAGAAAATAAAGATCGTCTGGGAAATTTAAGAGAAGAAAAAGTCCGATTATTTAATTCTCTTGAAAGAATAAAAAAGCTCACTGTTTAA
- the rpsU gene encoding 30S ribosomal protein S21 produces MQVTVRDNNIEQALKALKKKLQREGVFREMKLRRHFEKPSEKRARESAEAVRRARKMERKRIEREGF; encoded by the coding sequence GTGCAAGTTACAGTTCGCGATAACAATATTGAACAAGCTTTAAAAGCTCTTAAAAAGAAACTCCAACGGGAAGGAGTATTTCGCGAAATGAAGCTCCGTCGTCATTTTGAAAAGCCTTCAGAAAAACGTGCCCGTGAATCTGCGGAGGCTGTTCGTAGAGCTCGCAAGATGGAGCGTAAAAGAATCGAACGTGAAGGATTCTAA
- the bet gene encoding phage recombination protein Bet, translated as MSSQIAVTQHQSSGGEIVLWKAPSDKGSVEKLLGVLASSTFPMAKKESIVEVLDYCDARGIDPLLKPVHIVPIFDRSLGKMVDTIMPGIYLYRILAARTGQYAGKSSPEWGKMVTQKIGNETVSYPEFCRITVSKIVDGKLCNFTAEEWWVENFAEKKDGSPNQMWKKRSRGQLAKCAEAQALRMAFPEALGGEMTFDEMEGKTPSQEKIEKSKISTTALSHDEKKKIAEVWVDKTIGKIEALTSHSELSDFQKQGRYFECVKRLEAYPDLKAKFDEALEKTLERLDTDATDEEFEKANEEF; from the coding sequence ATGAGTAGCCAAATTGCTGTAACCCAACATCAGTCTTCTGGTGGTGAGATTGTTCTTTGGAAAGCGCCCAGTGACAAAGGGTCAGTTGAAAAGCTTTTAGGTGTTTTGGCTTCTTCGACTTTTCCAATGGCTAAGAAAGAATCAATAGTTGAGGTTTTAGATTATTGTGATGCCAGAGGCATTGATCCGCTTTTAAAGCCTGTCCACATCGTTCCAATTTTTGATAGATCTTTGGGTAAAATGGTAGATACCATTATGCCAGGCATCTATCTGTACAGAATATTGGCAGCAAGAACAGGCCAATATGCAGGTAAATCTTCTCCCGAGTGGGGAAAGATGGTTACTCAAAAAATTGGGAATGAGACGGTTTCCTATCCTGAATTTTGTAGAATTACAGTTAGCAAGATAGTTGATGGAAAACTGTGTAACTTCACAGCTGAAGAGTGGTGGGTAGAGAATTTCGCAGAGAAGAAAGATGGCTCGCCAAATCAGATGTGGAAAAAAAGAAGTCGTGGCCAGCTTGCTAAATGCGCAGAAGCTCAGGCTTTAAGGATGGCTTTTCCAGAGGCGCTTGGTGGCGAGATGACCTTTGATGAAATGGAAGGGAAGACCCCATCTCAAGAAAAAATAGAAAAGTCAAAAATCTCAACCACTGCGTTATCTCATGATGAGAAGAAAAAGATTGCGGAGGTCTGGGTCGATAAAACAATTGGAAAGATTGAAGCGTTAACCAGTCACAGTGAGCTTTCTGATTTTCAAAAACAGGGAAGGTACTTCGAATGTGTAAAGCGTTTGGAAGCATATCCTGATTTGAAAGCAAAGTTTGATGAAGCTTTAGAAAAAACACTTGAACGCTTGGATACAGATGCAACGGACGAAGAGTTTGAAAAAGCGAATGAAGAGTTCTGA